The following are from one region of the Candidatus Aenigmatarchaeota archaeon genome:
- the ftsZ gene encoding cell division protein FtsZ — MNSIIENALRSSNYQGDYGGYGSSRGLEERFKLQSNSGATKSNLDYFKLAEEEFGFSVKKARIVVFGCGGAGQNTITRLTEMGVQGATTVSLNTDAKHLTVGKADKKILIGKELTRGLGAGGYPDIGRKAAEEARNEIKAAAEGTDLAFICVGEGGGTGTGSAPIVAEICKSMGAIVIGVATMPFKIEGARIAKAEEGLARLRQVADTVIVIENDRLLKYAGNLPLQQAFAVADELVASMVKGITETITLPSLVNVDYADVKAIMHAGGVAALGVGESNSSDRAIDAVTKALTNPLLDVDYTGAQGALIHITGGNDLKLDEVNAIGECVSQHLDPSAQVIWGARILPEFTGKIQVITILTGVQSPYILGPVAKEKPVFRELDHALGIDVIR; from the coding sequence ATGAATTCAATAATTGAGAATGCCTTGAGGAGTTCTAACTACCAAGGAGACTATGGTGGTTATGGTTCTTCAAGGGGATTGGAAGAAAGATTTAAACTCCAATCTAACTCTGGTGCCACAAAATCCAATTTGGATTACTTTAAATTAGCAGAAGAAGAATTCGGATTTTCAGTAAAAAAAGCAAGAATAGTAGTTTTCGGCTGTGGTGGTGCAGGTCAAAACACAATCACTCGTTTAACAGAAATGGGTGTACAAGGTGCGACAACAGTATCATTGAACACTGATGCTAAACACTTGACAGTTGGTAAAGCTGATAAAAAGATACTAATTGGTAAGGAATTAACAAGAGGTTTAGGTGCAGGTGGTTATCCTGATATAGGTAGGAAAGCTGCAGAGGAAGCAAGAAATGAAATAAAGGCTGCTGCTGAAGGAACAGATCTAGCCTTCATCTGTGTTGGTGAAGGTGGTGGTACTGGTACTGGTTCAGCCCCAATAGTCGCCGAGATCTGTAAATCAATGGGAGCAATAGTAATAGGTGTTGCTACTATGCCATTCAAGATAGAAGGTGCTAGAATAGCAAAAGCAGAGGAGGGACTTGCAAGATTGAGACAGGTTGCAGACACAGTAATTGTAATTGAGAATGATAGATTGTTGAAATACGCTGGTAACCTACCACTTCAACAGGCATTTGCAGTTGCAGATGAACTAGTTGCTAGTATGGTTAAAGGAATAACAGAAACAATAACTCTCCCATCCCTAGTAAATGTAGACTATGCTGATGTCAAAGCTATAATGCACGCAGGTGGTGTAGCCGCATTAGGTGTGGGTGAGAGTAACAGCTCAGACAGAGCAATAGATGCAGTAACAAAAGCCTTGACAAATCCATTACTTGATGTGGATTACACAGGAGCACAAGGAGCATTGATACATATAACAGGTGGAAATGACCTTAAATTGGATGAAGTAAATGCAATAGGTGAGTGTGTTTCGCAACACTTGGATCCATCAGCACAGGTAATCTGGGGTGCGAGAATTTTACCCGAATTTACAGGAAAGATACAAGTAATAACAATATTGACTGGTGTACAATCACCATACATACTTGGACCAGTGGCAAAGGAAAAACCTGTATTCAGAGAACTTGATCACGCTCTTGGAATTGATGTCATAAGATGA